From one Dermacentor andersoni chromosome 1, qqDerAnde1_hic_scaffold, whole genome shotgun sequence genomic stretch:
- the LOC140219402 gene encoding piggyBac transposable element-derived protein 4-like: MSKFGECYQPSSCYSIDESMVRFKGKKSFKQYMPLKPIKRGFKVWVRADATTGFMSQFDVYTGKESDGSGLGTRVVKKFTEELAQTECLVVFDNFFSSPELLQNLFEEGIYSVATVRQQRKGLPEILKNKKKMKEGYHTFV, encoded by the coding sequence ATGAGCAAATTTGGAGAGTGCTACCAACCATCTTCCTGCTACTCAATTGACGAGAGCATGGTTCGTTTCAAGGGGAAGAAGTCCTTCAAGCAGTATATGCCTCTAAAACCCATCAAGCGCGGCTTCAAAGTCTGGGTGCGCGCAGATGCCACGACTGGTTTTATGAGCCAGTTTGACGTTTATACCGGAAAAGAGAGTGATGGAAGCGGCTTAGGCACTCGTGTGGTAAAGAAGTTCACTGAGGAACTGGCACAAACTGAGTGCCTTGTGGTGTTCGACAACTTCTTTTCGTCGCCAGAACTGCTCCAGAACCTCTTCGAAGAAGGTATCTATTCAGTTGCCACAGTACGACAGCAAAGGAAAGGGCTTCCcgagattctcaagaacaagaagaagatgAAAGAAGGATATCACACCTTCGTGTAA